One Lasioglossum baleicum chromosome 6, iyLasBale1, whole genome shotgun sequence genomic window carries:
- the LOC143209897 gene encoding cytochrome b-c1 complex subunit 7, whose amino-acid sequence MTLIKTLASNVALRKWAYNISGFRKYGLRRDDLLHEYPEVEEAIRRLPKRTQEERIFRLIRAAQLECQHRVLPEEQWTKFEEDELYLTPLVKEVRREKAERESYDAM is encoded by the exons atgacaTTAATTAAGACTTTGGCAT CTAATGTAGCCCTTCGAAAATGGGCATATAATATATCTGGATTTAGGAAGTATG GTTTGAGGAGAGACGATCTTCTACACGAATATCCTGAAGTCGAAGAAGCAATAAGACGACTACCCAAACGTACACAAGAAGAACGTATATTCCGCCTTATCAGGGCAGCGCAATTGGAATGCCAACACAGAGTTTTACCAGAAGAACAATGGACTAAATTCGAAGAG GACGAGTTGTACCTTACCCCGTTAGTAAAAGAAGTAAGGAGGGAGAAAGCAGAACGAGAAAGCTACGATGCTATGTGA